One genomic region from Phragmites australis chromosome 1, lpPhrAust1.1, whole genome shotgun sequence encodes:
- the LOC133909731 gene encoding uncharacterized protein LOC133909731 has protein sequence MAPPAPTKTAKKHNARLNNPFPRAVPAAAIRDGDAAPRLSFAPTSKLSHAHDFPVGTRFRLRWDPSLGGKASLSRISSGYEALHSMWETVPGVAFLSAASAATEADECRGSFALRDGHARLVPDGQHVDKIKAFYRCDAEAGADLLGGAAFQASEATRFPVLVITGLVSAKKAPKSASCCCCGLRAGRRARSAARPALSARYWILLEEKRDTQVAFSVTIGDCQWTCAHTNPAKPPPTTATIPRPHRPNLRLRLAARVPRPSSKKTRLPPSRDEMSALLPPPAEREEARPEEFNRVFLTYASSRDERFYGFGEQFSRMEFKGRRVPVLVQEQGIGRGDQPITFAANLVSYRSGGNWCTTYAPSPFYMTSKMRSLYLEGYDYSIFDLTKPDRVQIQIYGNSVQGRLLAGDSPTELLTSYTETTGRPPVLPRWITSGAIVGMQGGTDAVRSVWNQLQDYDVPVSAFWLQDWAGQRKTAIGSQVWWNWEVDDAHYNGWKDLVGDFRRRGIRTMTYCNPCLVPMDQKPNTRRHLFEEAKKLGILVRDEAGEPYMMPNTAFDVAMLDFTNPEARDWFKKILRGMVDDGVSGWMADFGEGLPLDARLHAGEDPVAAHNRYPELWARVNREFADEWKSLRLRRADVGEEKDDGEEDDGLVFFVRSGFRESSRWAMLFWEGDQMVSWQANDGIKSSVVGLLSGGLSGFPLNHSDAGGYCTVDLPLLRYRRSEELLLRWMEVNAFTVVFRTHEGNKPGSNCQFYSNSRTLAHFARCAKIYKAWEFYRIQLVKEASETGLPVARHLFLHYPEDERVQTLTYQQFLVGTEMLVVPVLDKGSSAVTAYFPDGAGAWRHVWTGDEYGGAGGHRALERRTAHGGFEAEVEARVGYPAVFVRVGSSVGERFVSNLRDLKVL, from the exons ATGGCGCCCCCGGCGCCGACCAAGACTGCCAAGAAGCACAACGCGCGCCTCAACAACCCCTTCCCCcgcgccgtccccgccgcagccaTCCGTGACGGTGATGCCGCGCCGCGCCTATCATTCGCCCCAACCTCCAAGCTCTCCCACGCGCACGACTTCCCCGTCGGGACCCGGTTCCGCCTCCGTTGGGACCCTTCCCTCGGCGGCAAGGCATCTCTGTCCAGGATCTCCTCGGGATACGAAGCGCTCCACAGTATGTGGGAGACTGTCCCCGGCGTCGCGTTCCTCTCCGCGGCTTCGGCCGCCACCGAGGCCGACGAGTGCCGCGGATCCTTCGCGCTCCGCGACGGCCACGCGCGCCTCGTCCCCGACGGCCAGCACGTCGACAAGATCAAGGCCTTCTACCGCTGCGACGCCGAGGCGGGCGCCGACCTCCTGGGCGGCGCCGCGTTCCAGGCATCCGAAGCAACGCGGTTCCCGGTGTTGGTGATCACCGGTCTCGTGTCCGCCAAGAAGGCGCCCAAGTCCGCgtcgtgctgctgctgcgggctgcgcgccggccgccgcgcccggAGCGCGGCGAGGCCGGCGCTCTCGGCGCGGTACTGGATCCTCCTCGAGGAGAAGAGAGATACGCAGGTCGCGTTCAGCGTCACTATCGGCGACTGCCAATGGACCTGTGCGCACACCAACCCCGCCAAGCCGCCCCCGACGACGGCAACAATACCGAGGCCCCACCGGCCCAACCTGCGCCTGCGGCTCGCAGCGCGCGTCCCGCGACCCAGCAGCAAGAAGACGAGGCTTCCCCCGAGCCGCGACGAGATGTCGGcgctcctgccgccgccggcggagagggaggaggcgcGGCCGGAGGAGTTCAACCGGGTGTTCCTGACGTACGCGAGCAGCCGCGATGAGCGGTTCTACGGATTCGGCGAGCAGTTCAGCCGCATGGAGTTCAAGGGGAGGAGGGTGCCGGTGCTGGTGCAGGAACAGGGGATCGGCAGGGGAGACCAGCCCATCACGTTTGCCGCCAACCTCGTCAGCTACAG GTCAGGAGGAAACTGGTGTACCACATatgctccctctcccttctaCATGACCTCAAAGATGAGATCCTTATACCTCGAAGGATATGATTACTCCATATTTGACCTGACAAAACCTGATAGAGTACAAATTCAG ATTTATGGCAATTCAGTTCAGGGACGACTGCTAGCCGGCGATTCGCCAACCGAACTGCTCACGAGCTACACTGAGACGACAGGAAGGCCACCGGTCCTTCCCAGGTGGATCACATCCGGTGCCATCGTCGGCATGCAGGGCGGCACAGACGCCGTCCGCAGCGTGTGGAACCAACTGCAAGACTACGACGTCCCAGTTTCTGCATTCTGGCTGCAG GACTGGGCTGGCCAGAGGAAGACGGCGATTGGGTCTCAGGTCTGGTGGAACTGGGAGGTCGATGATGCTCATTACAACGGATGGAAGGATCTAGTGGGCGACTTTCGCCGCCGCGGCATTAGGACGATGACTTACTGCAATCCATGCCTCGTTCCG ATGGATCAGAAGCCCAACACGAGGAGGCACCTGTTCGAGGAGGCCAAGAAGCTGGGCATCCTGGTCAGGGACGAGGCCGGCGAGCCGTACATGATGCCCAACACGGCGTTCGACGTCGCGATGCTGGACTTCACCAACCCAGAGGCGCGGGACTGGTTCAAGAAGATCCTGCGGGGGATGGTGGACGACGGCGTCAGCGGCTGGATGGCCGATTTCGGCGAGGGCCTGCCGCTGGACGCGCGGCTGCACGCCGGTGAGGACCCCGTGGCCGCGCACAACCGGTACCCAGAGCTGTGGGCGCGGGTCAATCGGGAGTTCGCCGACGAGTGGAAGTCGCTCAGGCTCCGTCGTGCTGACGTGGGGGAGGAGAAGGACGATGGCGAGGAAGACGACGGGCTGGTGTTCTTCGTGCGGTCGGGGTTCAGGGAGAGCTCCCGGTGGGCGATGCTGTTCTGGGAGGGCGACCAGATGGTGAGCTGGCAGGCGAACGACGGCATCAAGAGCAGCGTTGTCGGGCTGCTCAGCGGCGGCCTCTCGGGGTTCCCGCTCAACCACAGCGACGCCGGCGGCTACTGCACCGTGGACCTGCCGCTCCTGCGCTACCGCCGCAGCGAGGAGCTCCTCCTGCGCTGGATGGAGGTCAACGCCTTCACCGTCGTCTTCCGCACTCACGAG GGGAACAAGCCGGGGTCCAACTGCCAGTTCTACTCCAACAGCAGAACGCTCGCGCACTTCGCGCGCTGCGCCAAGATCTACAAAGCCTGGGAGTTCTACCGGATCCAGCTCGTCAAGGAGGCGTCGGAGACGGGGCTCCCCGTGGCAAGACACCTGTTCCTGCACTACCCGGAGGACGAGCGCGTGCAGACGCTGACGTACCAGCAGTTCCTGGTGGGGACGGAGATGCTGGTAGTGCCGGTCCTGGACAAGGGCAGCAGCGCGGTCACTGCCTACTTCCCGGACGGCGCCGGCGCGTGGAGGCACGTGTGGACCGGTGACGAGtacggcggcgctggcggccaCAGGGCGCTGGAGAGGAGGACGGCGCACGGCGGGTTCGAGGCCGAGGTGGAGGCCCGGGTGGGGTACCCGGCCGTGTTCGTCAGGGTTGGGTCGTCCGTCGGGGAAAGATTTGTAAGCAACTTGAGAGATCTCAAGGTATTGTAA
- the LOC133931120 gene encoding uncharacterized protein LOC133931120, with the protein MQSHQLSPDAGVFPIQGVPSPTARPFSSACHRWRRGIPLPCPARPLPRCPGSADRLMTQPARRPTTPTATAETVFLGASSIPDPRPSPATPLPDIPFLHASAPPPPPPPVPLPQKQKQGKYRSRPGRLIRSVRAAFRSFPIIPAPSCRGMPSLHHLPGLHGPGGYVRNHFHGATRATGTLYGHRRARITIAFHDSPASPPGLLLDIAVPTAKFIQDVSAAGMVRVTLECDKQQHHAAEASRRLLDEPLWAAEVNGESVGYAARREATEQDERVMQLLHATSMGAGVLPADMAHPADGELTYMRAHFDRVVGSKDAETYYMHNPEGSAAGPELTIFFIRT; encoded by the coding sequence ATGCAGAGCCATCAGTTGTCGCCCGACGCTGGTGTGTTTCCTATCCAAGGCGTGCCCTCCCCAACCGCACGTCCTTTTTCCTCCGCATGCCACCGCTGGCGCCGCGGCATTCCCCTCCCCTGCCCCGCCCGACCGCTGCCGCGCTGCCCCGGCAGCGCCGACCGCCTCATGACACAGCCTGCCCGGAGACCCACGACCCCGACGGCGACCGCTGAGACCGTCTTCCTCGGCGCCAGCTCCATCCCGGACCCGCGGCCCTCGCCGGCCACCCCGCTCCCGGACATCCCCTTCCTGCACGCgtccgcgccgcctccgcctccaccaccggTGCCGCTGccgcagaagcagaagcagggCAAGTACCGGTCGCGCCCGGGACGCCTCATCCGGTCAGTGCGTGCCGCGTTCCGGTCGTTCCCGATCATCCCGGCGCCGTCCTGCCGCGGCATGCCGTCGCTGCACCACCTCCCGGGGCTCCACGGCCCCGGCGGATACGTCAGGAACCACTTCCACGGCGCCACGCGCGCCACGGGGACGCTGTACGGCCACCGGCGCGCGCGCATCACCATCGCGTTCCACGAcagcccggccagcccgccgggGCTGCTGCTAGATATCGCCGTGCCCACGGCCAAGTTCATCCAGGACGTGAGCGCGGCCGGGATGgtgcgcgtcaccctcgagtgCGACAAGCAGCAGCATCACGCGGCCGAGGCGTCGCGGAGACTGCTGGACGAGCCGCTCTGGGCGGCGGAGGTGAACGGCGAGAGCGTCGGCTACGCGGCTCGGCGGGAGGCGACGGAGCAGGACGAGCGTGTGATGCAGCTTCTCCATGCCACGTCCATGGGCGCCGGCGTGCTGCCGGCCGACATGGCCCACCCGGCTGACGGCGAGCTGACGTACATGCGCGCGCACTTCGACCGCGTCGTGGGATCCAAGGACGCCGAGACGTACTACATGCACAACCCCGAGGGCAGCGCCGCCGGACCGGagctcaccatcttcttcattAGGACTTAG
- the LOC133909742 gene encoding rhomboid-like protein 20: protein MQGGVSGFQNAPVTRAVALTSGLLSVVFSAQRRTRALGISYQDIIKNFRLWKIFSSVFVFQSTPELMFGLYLLYYFRVFERQIGSNKYSVFCLFTITVSSLLEILSLVLLKDTSYISALASGPYGLISASFVPFFLDIPVTSRFRIFGINFSDKSFIYLAGLQLLLSSWKRSLIPGIFGLIAGSLYRLNVFGVRKMKLPQIIASFFARYFAPLSGGTSRPSRSLVGNMPSQTAHAIQNQSSTGFAPIMEPPESSVAMLVSMGFDGNDARQALMRARNDINMATNILLEAQSR, encoded by the exons ATGCAGGGCGGCGTCTCCGGATTCC AGAACGCGCCGGTGACGCGGGCGGTCGCCCTTACCAGCGGCCTCCTCTCCGTCGTCTTCAGCGCGCAGCGCCGCACCCGCGCCCTCGGCATCTCCTACCAG GACATTATAAAAAATTTCCGTTTATGGAAGATTTTCTCATCTGTATTTGTGTTTCAGTCAACACCGGAGTTAATGTTTGGACTGTACCTTCTGTATTACTTCCGTGTATTTGAGAGGCAGATAGGTTCTAACAAATACTCG GTTTTTTGTTTGTTTACTATCACAGTGTCATCACTTCTCGAGATCCTATCATTGGTTCTCCTGAAAG ATACAAGCTACATCAGTGCGCTTGCATCAGGACCTTATGGTCTCATATCTGCCTCATTTGTTCCGTTCTTTCTTGACATTCCTGTCACATCACGATTCCGTATTTTTGGCATTAATTTCAGCGACAAATCATTCATATACCTAGCTGGTCTTCAG CTTCTTTTATCTTCTTGGAAGCGCTCCCTTATTCCTGGTATATTTGGTCTGATTGCTGGTTCTCTCTATCGTCTAAATGTGTTCGGTGTCCGCAAGATGAAG CTTCCACAGATTATTGCATCGTTTTTTGCAAGATACTTTGCACCTCTGTCAGGAGGTACATCTCGGCCTTCCAGGAGTCTTGTTGGAAACATGCCTTCTCAAACAGCCCATGCTATTCAG AATCAGTCGTCTACTGGATTTGCTCCCATCATGGAACCTCCAGAGTCCTCGGTTGCTATGCTGGTTTCAATGGGCTTTGATGGCAATGATGCAAGACAAGCACTCATGCGAGCCAGAAATGACATCAATATGGCGACGAACATCCTACTGGAAGCACAGTCTCGTTGA
- the LOC133909795 gene encoding Holliday junction resolvase MOC1, chloroplastic-like: protein MAAAAGAASAAAAPATSQDPMNALRAAALRRSAPHWCAAAAAAASFFSPPFRPRRCRFRRAPAPVAAARTPRSRASAKARAKLLAEAEPRDPWLASLSLLPTDDGAAAAAAAAAAPTGWAIGVDPDTGGAIAVLSPDGSSQVFDNPFVHIVVSEVIRKRLDTKSIIQLLRGLKAPPGTTAYIEKSSPFPTDGKLGWWSTGFSYGLWIASLVSSGFSVVPVASQTWKAYFGLSRSESPKDDSRQAASILFPDKVLSLKLKKHHGRAEALLLAAYGKGLMLPSGKFSKTPT from the exons ATGGCAGCCGCGGCCGGAGCTGCATCGGCCGCCGCTGCACCAGCCACCAGTCAAGACCCCATGAACGCGCTCCGAGCTGCCGCCCTCCGCCGCTCCGCGCCGCACTGGtgcgctgccgctgccgctgccgcctcctTCTTTTCCCCGCCCTTCCGACCCCGCCGCTGCCGCTTCCGCCGCGCGCCCGCTCCCGTAGCAGCCGCGCGTACCCCGAGGTCccgcgcgagtgccaaggcccGGGCGAAGCTCCTGGCGGAGGCGGAGCCTAGGGACCCCTGGCTCGCCTCCCTCTCGCTGCTCCCGACCGAcgatggcgccgccgccgccgccgccgccgccgccgcccccactGGGTGGGCGATTGGGGTGGATCCTGACACTGGAGGCGCTATAGCCGTCCTTTCGCCTGACGGCTCCTCTCAG GTGTTTGACAACCCGTTTGTGCACATTGTGGTCTCGGAGGTCATCCGGAAGCGCCTGGACACAAAGTCCATCATCCAACTGCTACGCGGCCTCAAAGCGCCTCCTG GAACTACGGCATACATTGAGAAGTCAAGTCCATTTCCAACTGATGGAAAGCTG GGATGGTGGAGCACGGGTTTTTCATATGGCTTGTGGATTGCTTCTCTGGTGTCATCTGGGTTTTCAGTTGTTCCAGTTGCATCGCAAACATGGAAGGCTTACTTTGGGCTATCTCGAAGTGAATCACCAAAG GATGATAGCAGGCAAGCTGCATCAATCTTGTTCCCTGACAAGGTTCTATCCCTGAAGTTGAAAAAACATCACG GCCGAGCTGAGGCCCTTCTGTTAGCGGCCTACGGGAAAGGCCTTATGCTACCATCAGGGAAGTTCAGCAAAACCCCAACTTGA